The DNA segment TGCGTGGCTTCGAGATGAAGGACAAAAGGAGCAGCCTTCGCAGGAGGGAGACGTCGCGGGAGGCACCCCTCGCGGGTGGGTTGAAGAAGGTGGTGCCAATTCATTAAGGGCAATaggataattttaaacaaaatgggAGGGGGGGGTGCAAGATACACTTATAGGAGTGTAAGATTCAATTCCCAGTCAATGGACTAAATTCATATACCCATCTCTTtagttatgttataaatattgcAAGACATACTTGGCTTAACACCCCTCACCACCATTTCCCTCAGAAGCAACACTGCTTCGCTTGGTTTTCTAATCTTGCAATACTCATTGACGACAACCCCATACGCTTTCACATCTGGCTTCATCCTGTGACTAACCATTTCCCTCAAATGCTCAACAGTCTCATCAAACTTCCCCACAATGAAAAACACCTTCAACAAGCTAGTGTTTATGGCAACGTCGTCTTTCAAACCATTCAACCGCATCCTACTCATCATCTTCCTGGCCTCGTCCGCTTCACCGCTCAAACAAGACCTTCAATCAAAGCATTGTAGGTCACAACATTCAGGGAACACCTTCCATCATTTCCTTCAAGCACTCGAGTGCATCTCGGAAATCACCTCTCTTCGAATACCCTTCAATCAAAGTGGCAAAACTCACCACATCCGGCTTGCAACTCTTACTCTCAACCAGTCTGTCAAAAACCCTCGTGGCACCCTCCATATCACCTTTCTTACAAAACCCGTGGATCAACGTGTTGTAAGTAACCATGTTGGGTTCGCAGGGCATTTCCTCGAACACCTTGCGTGCACTCTTGATCATACCCACTTTGCATAATCCACAAATCATGGTAATATAAGTGTAAACATCAGGTTCCAATACAGCTTCTGCGAGAACCTGATCATAGATGGCCTTAGCAATGTTGACACAGTTAGCCCTCACGAGGACACCCAATATGGTGTTGCAGGAATACACACAGCATCCTTTGTGTAGGTATTGGCTTTGTGGAACTAGTGAATGGCGCCCCTGATGTTGCCGCAGTGGCCGAGAGCGTTGATGAACATGCTAACGAGGTTGTTAGAGAGTCTGTTGGAGTGGCGAAGAGGGAGTGGGAGATCAGGAGGTCGGAGATGGCAGCGTAGCAGAAGGGTGTGTAGGAGTAATGGT comes from the Glycine soja cultivar W05 chromosome 6, ASM419377v2, whole genome shotgun sequence genome and includes:
- the LOC114414154 gene encoding pentatricopeptide repeat-containing protein At4g20090-like, with the protein product MVTYNTLIHGFCKKGDMEGATRVFDRLVESKSCKPDVVSFATLIEGSCLSGEADEARKMMSRMRLNGLKDDVAINTSLLKVFFIVGKFDETVEHLREMVSHRMKPDVKAYGVVVNEYCKIRKPSEAVLLLREMVVRGVKPITNERIVSETFPVAAALSLWRGRYHHHCTTPHTHFPFSPPNQQGFCL